From the Lathyrus oleraceus cultivar Zhongwan6 chromosome 4, CAAS_Psat_ZW6_1.0, whole genome shotgun sequence genome, one window contains:
- the LOC127137522 gene encoding U11/U12 small nuclear ribonucleoprotein 31 kDa protein produces MSSKKKHKRKHSDSDEDDVVFYYRYCASSSTPNTTTGTTSSNQPQSKPNNKGSSIGGTGEPLAPSKSTLYVSNLDYSLTNSDLHTLFSTFGRIARVTVLKDRHTRLSRGVAFVQFVSRIDAQRAVAEMNKKILNGRTLTASIAADNGRAPEFIRKRVYNTETALCYECGGHDHLSYECPKNQLGPRPRPQPKKPRQGFSGLRDRDGEEEGDEEEEEGGQIAAEQFDDNWAFVVDDEAGERLLGRNRNDDEGLDNNKTKKKGKKAGYFSDESDHDDDD; encoded by the coding sequence ATGTCAAGCAAGAAGAAACACAAACGAAAACACAGCGACAGCGATGAAGACGACGTCGTTTTCTACTACCGCTACTGCGCTTCGTCCTCAACCCCCAACACCACCACCGGCACCACATCCAGTAATCAACCCCAATCAAAACCGAACAACAAAGGATCATCAATAGGAGGAACAGGTGAACCCTTAGCACCATCAAAATCGACGCTATACGTTTCTAATCTAGATTACTCCCTAACAAACTCCGATCTCCATACGCTCTTCTCTACTTTCGGCCGCATCGCGCGTGTAACCGTTCTCAAAGACCGTCACACGCGCCTAAGCCGCGGTGTCGCGTTTGTCCAATTCGTTTCTCGTATTGACGCCCAACGCGCCGTGGCGGAGATGAATAAGAAGATTCTCAATGGAAGGACTCTAACTGCTTCTATTGCTGCTGATAATGGACGTGCTCCGGAGTTTATTCGGAAGCGCGTGTACAATACTGAGACTGCTTTGTGTTATGAGTGTGGGGGGCATGATCATTTGTCGTATGAGTGTCCTAAGAATCAGTTGGGGCCGAGGCCGCGGCCTCAGCCTAAGAAGCCGCGACAGGGATTTAGTGGGCTGAGGGATAGGGATGGGGAGGAGGAAGGTgatgaggaggaggaggagggtGGTCAGATTGCTGCGGAGCAATTTGACGATAATTGGGCTTTTGTTGTGGATGATGAAGCGGGTGAAAGGTTGCTGGGGAGAAACAGAAATGATGATGAGGGTTTGGACAACAATAAGACgaagaagaaagggaagaaaGCTGGGTATTTCAGTGATGAGAgtgatcatgatgatgatgattga